Sequence from the Periplaneta americana isolate PAMFEO1 chromosome 5, P.americana_PAMFEO1_priV1, whole genome shotgun sequence genome:
TTCACAGAACTACAACTACtggtataaaataatattaaggcTATTTCCAATCGGCCAAGTTGTTTCTATATCTTAGTCTTTCGTATGAGAGCTTTTCAATTAATAACATTCACTGTACTAGAATAATTGCTTTTTGTGCTAAATAGATTTTTTACGTCCAAAGatgtgtatatttaaaaaaaattatacatagaTAAGTACTTTTTCTCTCCAACAGTTGATGCAAAATGCATGGTCCGAAACAATTTCGCAAATCAGAAGATTAATGGAGTAGACCATTTCCTGTTGACTTCAGCGACAGTCCACCTGGACCCAAAGAGGATGTACATCTACCTCGACAACCTCTTCGACGGCGACAAGCGTCTCGGTAAGACAAGCTTTCCTTCACTGCAGTTTCCTTCATATCAATTATGCATTTTGGAGTCATGTGATAACAGTTACACACCCACCATCTAGAGTCAATAGAACTAGGGAGTTTGATACTACTGAGTTAGTAATGCAATGCATATCATGCTCTGTTCTCCTTTCACCAGTAGCAAAGGCACAGTGGAAGCCGTAGCAATTCTAGAAGTTTACAAATATCTTTTTCAACTGAAATTGAACACAGGACATTCCAGTCCTTACTAAATATCTTCGGCTGACGCTGTACTTTCTGAACATATCCTTCCTAGCATTGCTCACAACTCACTTTCTGTATTTCTCGTCCAGCAACACTGCTCCTGATTGTGCATCTTTATTTTCAGCCATGTGTCAgcatatattatataaatctctGTCTTTTCACGTTTTATTATCTTTTACTCTAACGTCTATTTTCTTTCCTCATATTTATCTCTAAATAATTTACTTTCCCAACAACTAACTGACATATACGAAAAAGTACTGTGATGCTATACAACATACGTTTTCATGAAAATAGCCTACAGTACTCATTCTTCATTGGACtgttataaaaaagtgttttcgGCGTACTCCCCTATCTCTCCATTCATCCATGTGCAGTGATTCCCCCTGCAGTATTGCtggattttgtatatttttttaacatattcaatAGGGTATTAAAAATAGCAATTTTAGcacaaaaatgtattatattttttgctGAAAAATAACGCACCAGAGAGGTATACTCTAAATCAGATCGCGTGATTCAGTTCAACAATTCGTGTCCTTCATAAGAACACATAATAAATGCAACTGTATTCATTTCAGTACAAATATTCATtcatctttttaatatatatatccTCAAAATTTGGTCTATCCTTATCCTCTGTGTAATACTTCCTCCATCCCAAATTATGGTATAGATATccctcatttatttaattccaaaTTATGTTATggatattacattacatattgtgATACATGAAAATATGTTGCAATTTATTTACTCACACCTTGAAAATTAATAcgattacatttaataatgtCTTGGTACTTTACCTTAACAAAAATACGTAAGTACGAGTATCAATCACAGATATTTTCTCTccgtaaaataataaatcaattaacGTCTTGGCACCTTACTTTTTTAAAACATACATACAATCACAAATAAAAATGTTCActcattatttaataaatttaaagtgGTACTCCTATTAATAATATGTTGAGCAAGTTACATTTTGGTGTATTTTAACTTCACTAAGGCTGATTGTGCCACTTTTATAGCCTCTTGAGTGCAATGAAGTGTATTGGGAATTGCTCCTGAACGTCTTTGTTTGTCTTTCCCCATACAAGGCACCTTGTAAACACTGCTTCCTTCTTTCATCATGGAGTACTCCATGCATTGCTGCAAAGTGAGGAAGACATCAATCTGTTTGATTTTGGTCAGAGCGGTTAAGGCTTCAACAGTGCAGTCAATCAGTTCTTATGTGTTTCTGGATTTTTCTGATGCTGCAGAAACTGGACTGCATTAAAACTCCAAGCTTCAAAACATTGATGTCAGGGCTGTTGGGTGACTGCCTCTTCAAAACAATATTCCATCCATTTTTGTTTGCCGCTGAAATAATTGCATGATTTTGGTCAGAAGAATAGGGTTTTGCATTGTCCTGCTGAATTAATGATCGTCTTCTTCTTCCAACTTCCTGGAAACTGTAGTTGAATAGCTGGAATGACGTTTTGCACAAGCATTTTCTGAATGTCATTTCGTGTCACTCATGTTTTAGGGTATATAAGGGAAATGACATGTGGCCGATTCTAGCTGCTTCTTTTTGCCGTCTttatgtcaataaataaatattatgttttatttaacgacgctcgcaactgcagaggttatatcagcgtcgccggatgtgccggaattttgtcccgcaggagttcttttacataccagtaaatctactgacatgagcctgtcgcatttaagcacacttaaataccatcgacctggcccgggatcgaacccgcaaccttgggcatagaaggccagcgctataccaacttgccaaccagggcgacctGTCAATAAATGGCCAGATGCCTATTCGGACATTGAATCACTGATTTTTTGCGCGAGTCCCACCTAGGTCTTACCACTGCCGCCATAAACATGATCTTAGGAATGAAACTCTTGTTTTTCCATTGCCATTGTGGAGACTTCTCATCTATCACGAGGTAATACTTGGTGAAATAGAACCACTTCTCATCAATATGCACATAACTGTACATAGCCCTGAATTCACCATTATCTTCTAACATAGACAAACATAATGACAGGCGTTCGAATTTGTTATCTTCCGTGAGAAGAGATTTTAGTGTGGATACAACACTTTTGATTGTTTTGCCCACTTTGAAATACTGAAATAGAGTTCTTTTTGGCATTTTAATAACACATAGAAATATCGAATTGTCCCACACTTGTGTAAAGGAATGTCCTCTACTTTATTCAGTTCTACAGAATAATCTTCGCGTTTGGGACCATAATTTCCTCTTTTCTCAGCGTACAACTTGCCTTTATCATACTGTTGCTTAGCTCGGTGCCAAATTCAGGATATAGTAGTAATGTTACTAGAAACTTAACAGCTGCTTTCTTAATGGCAACTCTCTGAAAAATTCCACCTCTTTTGTATTGCACCAGGAATTGCACAATGGCACTACTGCATTCACTTGTCAATTTCTTTTGTGGTTCCTCCCCAATTTAGATGGGTTGATGAACCCTTGTCTTCAACCCGAACACCACTGCTGGTGGCCATTTGCCTCCTGCTCATATGTAGCTATGTAAATACGACTCTTGTCTTCTCTTCAACAGTCTGTTAGTAGTCACGTCGGAACAGTGGAAGTCCCGTAAGATATTGCACATAATGCCATATTGTAATAGGAAATAGGTTGCACATGTGCACTAATCCCCTCCTTGAAGTTGTATCTATATCACAATTTGGGATGGAGGGAGTAATTTTTAACGAACTGACCTTCGAAACGAAAATTTCAGACAAAAATATCAGAGCTCACATGTACCTACAAGAAtcaatctgtaaaatattatgaCTCGCAGGTATCCACACTAACGAGTCTGTAAAATATCAGGTCCCACAGGTACCTACACAAATATATATGTGAAGTATTAGGGCTCACAAGTACATTTACGAATTAATCTAAAAATGTTAGACCTCACAGGAACTCATACAAATAAATCTGTAAAGTATTAGGACCCACACACATCTACACGAATCATTAGGGCTTACACATACCTAAACGAATCAATCTGTAATATATTAGGCCTCACAGGTATCTACACGAATAAATATATTAGGTATTAGGACTCACACAAACCTACAGGAATcaatatgaaaaatattgcaaCTTATAGGTATCTACACGAATAAATCTGTAAAGTATTAGGACTCATGTACCTACACGAATTAATCTCAACTAACGAATCAATCTATACAGTATTAGGAATCATGTACCTACACGAATTAATCCCTAATCACGAAGCAATCTGTAAAGTATTAGGGCTCAACGGTAACTGCATGAATCAATCTCTAAAGTATTAGGGGTCATAGGTACCAACACGAATCAATGTGTAAAATATTAGGTCTCGCAGATACCTacacaaatcaattattaaaaattaggGCCAGCATATACCTACACATATCAAGTTATGAAGTATTAGGATTGACAAATATCAACAGAATCAATATGTGAAGTATTAGGGGTCATAGGTACCAACACGAGTCaatatgtaaaatattagttttagcGGGTACCTAGACATATCAATCTGTTAAGCATCAGAATTGATATGTGCCTACAAGAATCAATCTGTAAAGTTTAACGCACAAACATATATGCACAAACAAATCCGTAAAGCATTATGGATCAATCTGTAAAATATTAAGGCTAGCAGGTACCTACATATATCGAACTGTAAAGTATTACGGTTGACAAGTACCTACACAAATCAATCTGCAAAATAATAAGCCAAAAAGTCCTTAAAGAAATCAATTGCAATCAACTTACCAGGTATTAATACGAATCAATCTGTAAAATATCAGAGCTAGCAAGTACTTACACATCAATCTCTAAAATACTGTGACTAGAAAGTACGAATCAATCTGAAATACATACTGGTACTACACTTTGCAGGGAACCTTATTCGaatcaatatataaaatattagagCTAGAAACTACTAACACGAATCAATCTCCAATATATATTAAACTTCGCAGGTACCTACAAggattgtttgaaaagttcacAGCATGACACAGAAATTAaataggattattctgaaacaatctatATTTCTCAACATAAACTCTTGAGATCCACACACTTGGTCTATCGGTGCTACAATGCTGCTATACTCTCCTTGTAAACAGATTCCTCAAGGTCTGCAAAATAAAAGCCTTCTGCTGCTGCAATAACCTTTTCATTTGACGAACATTTCTTCCCAGCCATGTAAGTTTTAAGCTCTGCGGGGAGGGGATGAAATCTGTGGGTGTGTGATCTGGTGAGTACGGGGGGCGGTGCGGCAAAAAATTTGAACATTAGTTCATGTAGTTTAGCAACCATGATTGCAGACATGTGAATTGTCGTAATTTTCTTCTGGGTTGTACCGGGCCTCTTCTTGCGAATTTTCCCTTTCTGTTGCTGCATCAGATTTGAATAACTTTCTTCGTTTATTGTTCTTCCCTTTGCTAGACAGCCATTCATAATTACCCCTTAGAATCTCAAAACAGAACGCCACGACGTGACGCTCTTAATTGACATCCATCTTCGAAACTGTATCGATCACATTTAAATAGTGCCGCCCATTATTTCACAGTCGAAAACAATGGAGCGGATTCCTCAAGTGTAGCATTCATGCTTCTTTCATTTCTGTTGGACTCATTCCCTTTGCACGAAATAATCTATGACAGCACGAAGATCGATAGTTCCGTTTTTACCAATCTGTTCAgcacaataatttcaaaattaatcaaCACAAAGTGTAGTCAaaagaaaattactatttttatgcTTGCACTGATTTAAAATTACCATAAAAAAAATAGCGgcattgttgacacgttttcaatgcCACCTATGTGTCAGGtcacgaacttttcaaacgcTTCTGGCATATCTATCAATCTGTAAAATTTTAGGACTACCAAGTATTTACACAAATCCAATTGTAATATACATTAAACTTCGCAAGTACCTATATGACTCAATCAGTCAAATGACAagtatttacataaataaatacgtaatataTATTACACTTCGCTGGTACTCATATGAATCAATAGGTAACATTAACGGAACAGGTGTCCGCCTAGTTAGCTCTGTACTagtgtgtctgcctccagactaggtTCGATTCTTGTAAAATTTGTagctcgggactaggagagatggtggtgcacaacttctaatccctaaattgtgcatcaatatgcctgggttaaataccaaatctctccgcagtgcatatgaaggcaAGTCATATAtaactgttgatagtgattcatctgtcagatggggacgttaatcctggcggctcccttggtgctatttgacaggagtagacTATGTGCCAGCACAGGGtttccctttctcccttcctcaccttcatcattatcttcacccattccctacactacacttacacgaacacttaacatacactcaccctagtacacgacataactcttcacagatacacatcatgcatacaTAACGTGgtccaccgaagtggtgtgcaatttgaaaatctgtcacagtcctgccatctatctacTGTATCCACAACCCGAACCacacaaagtgaagtgggtacgcattagacacacacacattaaaataacagttgCTGTTAATGCACACTGAGAATATGATAAATACTTCATTTTTCTGCCGAAATTTTACTTTTCCTGACGAGAATCTGCAGAGATTAAATTTATGCAAAAAAACACCAGGATACAATCAGTCAGGGTTCTAGTCCGAGAATGAAACTTGGCAAGACTGAAAGCAATTCACATTTTGGAACAATACAAAAAAGTATGAAACAAATCAAACTGGACTGGATATGTAAACCAAACATCCAGATCAAGATTACCAAAAATTAACAGTGAAATACTCTCCAAATGTAACAGGGAACCATGGCCCAAAAATTAAGAAgctatttaagtattccccgaatttcccatgcccagtcaaaaactgtgtcaaTACAAAATTTGGcattattactttacatttatttcgatCACAGACTGTTGGAAAATCAGCTCTTTTGcaagaattcccttatcactattgacccatctttcgttccattctagCATATAATGTTTTTGGCTACCTTTTTAATATAGAATATCGGACATAAATTGTACGACAGTGGTTTATCAGAGTTGGCTGCCATCTTTGCCAATTCATCACCTCTCTCATTTCCAATTATCCCAGTATGACCTTTGACCCAAGTTATACAAATATGGACGACACGTTTCATTATTTAAGTTCTTATCTCTGAGGCTATAAGGTTGGTGTTATATTTATCATTACGGTAACTGACAATATTGCTTATTGAGAGTCACTGTGAATACAAGTGCTGTAACCACACTGACTGCATCATTTTATTGCTTCTCGCAATGCTAATATTTTCGCCTGAAACACTGAGCATTCTGAGGAGAGTTTGAATTTGGCTGAGGTGTGTTCGCTCGCTCTCCTGTAGTCAATAAAGGAacatagataaacacaatataatattttgttactcagtcaaatgacaaatcaatgtaaaataatgacatattatatggtcattaaattttatatacatgaattacaaattgcaaacattttcgcccattcaggcatcttcaggcacaattatacaatatgtcaatatcaaactgtgtagccattacattggtggtagataaactgtttaagattaatgatgtacaaaacatctccataattaaaatgtaatattacaagtcataaaattaaaataatgttaaataccacgtagtgttgtaattaaacttcataatattctgtggaactcttgttcagtagagtccaatgagtgatgaattatgtgtcgtttgaacgtggcaactgtatagctcactataaaacatcctatgtttgaagtagttatgtCGTTTGAatgtggcaactgtatagatcactataaaacatcctatgtgTAACTAGTATATACTAGTTACAGTTCCAACAGCAGCAAGTCGTCTCACGTCTACATAACTACTgtacttcaaacataggatgttttatagtgatctatacagttgccacgttcaaacgactcATAATTCATCAcgcattggactctactgaacaagagttccacagaatattatgaagtttaattacaacactacgtgctttttaacattattttaatattatgacttgtaatattacattttaattatggagatattttgtacatcattaatctaaaacagtttatctacctCCAATataatggctacacagtttgatattgagatattgtataattgtgcctgaagatgcctgaatgggcgaaaaagtttgcaatttgtaattcatgtatacaaaatgtaatgaccatataatataagtcattattttacattgatttgtcatctgacagagtaacaaatattatattgtgtttatctatattaattgacaatctgaatatttccatcatgctttctaagttaacaAAGGAACAGTTAAGTGAATTAAGGATTCATTGCTTGCAGGTGACGAAATGAACAAACTTCTGGACGAGAACTGGAAGGAGGTGTTCGACGAGATCACGCCACACATAGCAGCGTCATTCTTAGAAATGTTTAAAGGAATAATTAATGCTATGTCTAAACAATTCCCGGCTGATATACTAGTTCCAGAGATTCTGTCATAacttcttcaaatccatttccAATGCAATCTctagtttatatgacatttcacTGATTAAAGTGAAATAGAGTAAACAATGTATTTACGGAGGAAGAGTATGTATGTtaaatatctaatttaattttaaagtaacattttaacatagttgaAGTTTCTATTACACACTACACAGCGgtaaaacattcaacattttatataatataacttcTCATGAGATTACAGATAGTAATATTTCAGGAATTaatagttaaatatttaattgctctaaatatttttaagttttggtTTTCAGAGTATTTTTATGATTGTCACACAGACAATTAAAGAGTGTAGTGCCATACAGGAAGTTATGTTTGGTGTTAAAAGGGGAACTTCGATAGTGTCTTATCACAATAACATAACTAACTATAATGTGTATTTGGTTTTATTGGACTATTGCATTCTCCTTTCAAACTCAGCTATTTCAAACCatataaatcaaatattataTCTACTGATCAAGTCCTGAACCCTGTTTCATAAAGTTAGTAATCTAGTAATACTAGTGCCTGGCTTGTTAGTTAGTGTGGTTTAAACAGGGCGCGTCAATTTTCCTTGTTATCTTGTCCAGATTTACTGGATGTTATTGAATTAACATTAACGAGGTTTGGTGAAATTAGCCAACAATTAGAAATATTATAACACACATTaatgatatcattttattttcaaacacatATTCCAGAAATTATTTTACTTGCTTTTCCAATGTTCGAAATTTGAAAATATCTAAATATATAAAAtcgtaattcatatttttatttcacacttcGTAAAAGTACCAGCAACAGTGGCTAATGTACCACAAGCGGTACGAGTACCATTGGTTGAGAACGTAATAGTAATCCCCTCAGAACGAAATAATGATCctttacatatttacaacatCAGAAAGAAGGCAGGCCTATATTCATTTGGTCATCTTCTTTGTTATCTGTCAAACATCTCCTACACTAATAGAGATTAAGTCAATAAAATTCCAAAACATTACAATTCAAATAAAAGAACATTATTCAGAAACAAGATGCCagcaacaatttaaaaatattataacaatttaaatcTCCTAACATTAGTGTTTGGCTGTAAAACATCGATcaagtgaaaataatagaagcaACTGAAATGAGAGCATTAAGacaaagaatagaagcagctgaaataAGAGTATTAAGACATCCGAAGTATATTTTAATAGGAATGAGGAATCCTCACGAATCTAACCTTCAAAATGTTATCAAGAgtcatataaattataattatatcgaAGGAACTGTGTAGAAAGTATGAATCCAAACAAAATGATATATTAACTTTTAATCTTCGAATTAACCGAGAAGGGATATAGGGTGAGCCCAAGAAACTATGACAGTTCACCCTTGACATTCAAACGATATCTGATTAAATACGGATATTGGTTAATAAATTTATCGCCTGGAAGTACTGATTAACCATGAAACAATCAAGTATGTATTTAACGCACAGGGAATATGTAAACACTGACACCAAATCAGTAACCTGATTACATGAATATCATGACAAATTCAATATGTTGGTAATATAACTCAAAATAAAGATAACTCAATATTCTTCTCTGCCTTATTTCCCTCCTCCTTTTTATAGACATAGTGTAGAGGAGTATGTAATtaaaaagtgtgatctaaaaactCGATCATTTCGTTTGCCACTTTAATGATCTATTCATATTATATGATTACGTTTGAGACatcattatgtggaatgccccctgaacCTGAGTGTGTAACTAACTCTTTCTCAGAGTGCCAGagtgtttttatattaaaaaaatcaatatgtatttttgttctggcaataatgtattattattattattattattattattattattattattattattattatgaagctccgggttccttaaaagccagtaagtattattattattattattattattattattattattattattattattattattacttactggcttttaaggaacccagaggttcattaccgccctcacataagcccgccattggtccctatcctgagcaaaattaatccattctctaccatcatatcccacctccctcaaatccattttaatattatcttcccatccacgtctcggccatcctaaaggtcttttcccccctggcctcccaactaacactctatatgcatttctggattcgcccatacgtgccacatgctctgcccatctcaaacatctggatttaatgttcctaattatgtcaggagatggatacaatgcgtgcagctctgtgttgtgtaactttctccattctcctgtaacttcatccctcttaggcctaaatattttcctaagaatcttattctcaaaccccttaacctatgttcctctctcaaagtgagagtccaagtttcacaaccatacagaactaaattattcctttgctgtggtcgtgccagagaatcagtctcattccgaggcttatttgaaggattcgtaacaagctgatttttacggtgaagggttgttagcccttcgcccaacccccaagctggagg
This genomic interval carries:
- the LOC138700417 gene encoding protein takeout-like; the encoded protein is MSTTRHSKQYDFRNDFNKGSNSFLLTVPQLKVLGTYNISGQILLLPIRGTGNINIILVDAKCMVRNNFANQKINGVDHFLLTSATVHLDPKRMYIYLDNLFDGDKRLGDEMNKLLDENWKEVFDEITPHIAASFLEMFKGIINAMSKQFPADILVPEILS